One genomic region from Xenopus laevis strain J_2021 chromosome 2L, Xenopus_laevis_v10.1, whole genome shotgun sequence encodes:
- the wnt1.L gene encoding protein Wnt-1 precursor (The RefSeq protein has 1 non-frameshifting indel compared to this genomic sequence), whose translation MRILTFLLGLKTLWVLAFSSLSNTIAVNNSGKWWGIVNVASAGNVLPGSDARPVPLVLDPSLQLLSRQKRLIRQNPGILQSITRGLHSAIRECKWHFRNRRWNCPTGTGNQVFGKIINRGCRETAFVFAITSAGVTHSVARSCSEGSIESCSCDYRRRGPGGPDWHWGGCSDNIEFGRFIGREFVDSSERGRDLKYLVNLHNNQAGRLTVLTEMRQECKCHGMSGSCSLRTCWMRLPPFRSVGDALKDRFDGASKVTYSNNGSNRWGSRSDPPHLEPENPTHALPSSQDLVYFEKSPNFCSPSEKNGTPGTTGRICNSTSLGLDGCELLCCGRGYRSLAEKVTERCHCTFNWCCHVTCLNCTSSQIVHECL comes from the exons GGGGATAGTGAATGTGGCTTCTGCAGGGAACGTGCTTCCTGGATCAGATGCTCGGCCTGTTCCTTTGGTGCTAGATCCAAGCCTGCAGCTACTTAGCCGGAGGCAGAAACGTTTAATTCGCCAGAACCCAGGAATACTTCAGAGCATAACCCGAGGCCTACACAGTGCCATCCGAGAGTGCAAATGGCATTTTAGGAACCGACGCTGGAACTGCCCAACTGGAACTGGAAACCAAGTTTTTGGAAAGATAATTAACAGAG GCTGCAGAGAAACAGCTTTTGTATTTGCCATCACCAGTGCAGGAGTGACTCATTCTGTAGCTCGCTCGTGCTCAGAAGGTTCCATTGAGTCTTGCTCATGTGACTACCGGAGAAGAGGTCCTGGAGGTCCAGACTGGCACTGGGGTGGATGCAGTGACAACATTGAATTTGGCCGGTTCATTGGAAGGGAGTTTGTGGACTCCAGTGAGAGAGGGAGAGACCTGAAATACCTGGTAAATCTGCACAACAACCAGGCTGGCAGATTG ACAGTGCTAACAGAGATGCGTCAGGAATGCAAGTGTCATGGAATGTCAGGATCCTGCTCCCTCAGGACGTGCTGGATGCGGCTTCCCCCCTTCCGTTCAGTTGGGGATGCTTTGAAGGATCGTTTTGATGGAGCCTCTAAAGTCACCTACAGCAACAATGGCAGCAATCGATGGGGTTCTCGCAGTGACCCACCTCACCTAGAACCTGAAAACCCCACACATGCTCTGCCATCATCCCAGGATCTTGTCTATTTTGAGAAGTCTCCTAACTTCTGCAGCCCTAGTGAAAAGAATGGAACTCCTGGAACCACAGGGCGAATATGTAACAGCACTTCATTGGGACTAGATGGATGTGAACTCTTGTGCTGTGGTAGAGGATACCGGAGTCTGGCTGAAAAAGTCACTGAACGGTGCCATTGCACATTTAACTGGTGTTGTCATGTCACCTGCTTGAACTGTACTAGCTCACAGATTGTCCATGAGTGCTTGTGA